Proteins found in one Nitrosopumilus maritimus SCM1 genomic segment:
- a CDS encoding potassium transporter TrkG, whose product MSTNPERAVSYVLNKSVTEYMDKDVLILSQNTLTREATRMLQHYETDDIIVTNEDRVPVGIVTDEDILSKVSDVTVYAEATKLKDIMTTPLVTINEKATLQDALHKMRDNSIRKLPVLSKKNQVIGMIFQTTIANVIRDATASEPRLLSPPVKAVLGNLGFVLQFAGVLLLVPAIISTILENTLTATGIYLTTVLLLVTGFFLNSYGEKSSLNLQQASILVFSSLFLLSLFGTVPYLYVFPSEETNVEVFGNAFFSSAAGFTTGGISLFDTPEEQLTQSFTFYRSYTQLVGGMSFIYLVITAFYPESKLQSMRGFISGRTLHMKELFSTITVIFAVYIVIVAILLYFFGQENLLDDFSLAMSTLATGGFVPSSTIIENLGWQEEVILMGAMILGALPFTFHYAFVRKKFLAPKLGKEVLTYFAILGGATILFISISGLDPLDSAFYSVSASTTAGLQLQSLAGLGGFAHAILITLMFIGGCGFSTAGGLKIFRLFHLRNCRSFFSSVRRKELSTQTKKEITSTLIIIALFPVISAITGLHLAETEDVSYQDAFFEAAGVITTGGLSAGVIDSDTDPATKIVLGFLMIFGRLEIIAIIYIFVPRLS is encoded by the coding sequence ATGTCGACAAATCCAGAACGCGCCGTCTCATATGTGTTAAACAAATCTGTAACTGAATACATGGACAAAGATGTCCTGATTCTAAGTCAGAACACACTAACAAGAGAAGCAACAAGAATGTTGCAACATTATGAAACAGACGACATTATTGTTACAAATGAAGACAGAGTGCCAGTAGGAATTGTTACAGATGAAGATATTCTAAGTAAAGTAAGTGATGTTACAGTATATGCGGAAGCTACAAAATTAAAAGACATCATGACGACTCCGCTTGTCACAATTAATGAAAAAGCAACACTGCAAGATGCATTACACAAAATGAGAGATAACAGTATTAGAAAATTACCAGTATTGTCAAAAAAGAATCAAGTCATTGGGATGATTTTCCAAACGACTATTGCAAATGTAATCAGAGATGCAACTGCATCTGAACCTCGATTATTGAGTCCTCCAGTAAAAGCAGTACTTGGTAATTTAGGATTTGTTTTGCAGTTTGCAGGGGTCCTGTTACTGGTCCCAGCAATTATTTCTACAATTTTAGAGAATACACTTACTGCTACAGGGATTTATCTTACAACGGTTCTATTGTTAGTTACAGGATTCTTTTTGAATTCATATGGTGAAAAATCAAGTCTGAATTTGCAGCAAGCGTCGATATTGGTGTTTTCAAGCCTGTTTTTGTTGTCTTTGTTTGGAACTGTACCGTATCTGTACGTGTTTCCAAGTGAAGAGACCAATGTAGAGGTATTTGGAAATGCATTCTTTTCAAGTGCAGCAGGGTTTACCACAGGAGGAATATCCCTATTTGATACCCCTGAAGAACAACTTACTCAAAGTTTTACATTCTATCGTAGCTACACGCAACTCGTAGGAGGAATGAGTTTCATTTACCTCGTAATTACAGCGTTTTATCCAGAATCAAAATTACAATCAATGAGAGGTTTTATTTCAGGAAGGACGCTTCACATGAAAGAACTCTTCTCAACAATTACAGTCATCTTTGCAGTATACATTGTCATTGTTGCAATATTGTTGTATTTCTTTGGACAAGAGAATCTATTAGACGACTTTTCGCTAGCAATGAGTACACTTGCAACAGGAGGATTTGTCCCGTCTTCAACAATCATTGAGAATTTAGGATGGCAAGAAGAAGTAATTTTGATGGGAGCCATGATACTTGGTGCATTACCATTTACATTCCACTATGCATTTGTAAGAAAGAAATTCCTTGCACCAAAATTAGGAAAAGAAGTTCTCACATACTTTGCAATTTTAGGTGGCGCAACAATATTGTTTATCTCAATTAGCGGATTAGACCCATTGGATAGTGCATTTTATTCTGTTTCTGCAAGTACCACAGCAGGTCTTCAACTACAAAGTTTAGCAGGATTAGGAGGATTTGCACATGCAATTTTGATAACTTTGATGTTCATTGGAGGGTGTGGATTTTCAACTGCAGGAGGATTGAAAATTTTCAGATTATTCCATCTCAGAAATTGTAGATCATTTTTCAGCAGTGTAAGAAGAAAAGAACTCTCAACACAAACAAAAAAAGAGATTACATCAACATTAATCATCATAGCATTATTCCCAGTAATCTCAGCAATAACAGGATTGCATCTTGCTGAGACTGAAGATGTGTCATATCAGGATGCATTCTTTGAGGCTGCAGGAGTGATTACCACAGGAGGATTGTCAGCAGGGGTAATTGATTCAGATACAGATCCTGCAACAAAAATTGTCTTGGGATTTTTAATGATATTTGGAAGGCTTGAGATAATTGCAATTATCTATATTTTTGTGCCCAGATTAAGTTAA
- a CDS encoding bifunctional nuclease family protein yields MDINQAQEPDYESVKIDYVGFVDPYAVEGMVILKSDNGKEFHMRAFSGEVAKHISSFGDDTSGESAPSIYKMIEDICEENELVLVKVKIYESGEVLRANLYFTGKKDLVLRNYRASDALALAAYYNIPILVRKTLLKESMEAET; encoded by the coding sequence ATGGATATCAATCAAGCACAAGAGCCTGATTACGAATCAGTGAAAATTGATTATGTTGGATTTGTTGACCCTTATGCTGTAGAAGGTATGGTTATTCTAAAGTCTGATAATGGAAAAGAGTTTCACATGCGCGCCTTTTCTGGTGAGGTTGCAAAACACATCTCAAGCTTTGGTGATGATACATCTGGCGAATCTGCACCTTCCATCTACAAAATGATTGAAGATATTTGTGAAGAGAATGAATTGGTTCTAGTCAAAGTCAAAATCTATGAAAGTGGTGAGGTTTTGCGAGCAAATTTGTACTTTACAGGTAAAAAAGACCTTGTATTGAGAAATTATCGTGCATCTGATGCCCTGGCACTTGCTGCATACTATAACATTCCAATTCTTGTTAGAAAGACTCTGTTAAAGGAAAGTATGGAAGCTGAAACCTAA
- a CDS encoding formate--phosphoribosylaminoimidazolecarboxamide ligase family protein encodes MIKSSEIKKIVNEYSDVRIGVLGSHSALEIMDGAKDEDFQTRVFCQKGREGPYQRFNRIADEITVLNKFKDMASAKIQKELRESNTIIVPHRSLTVYLGYKTIENSFKVPIFGNRKLFQAEERTAKKGQYYLLEKARIKYPKLFKDPKRINKPCIVKVQEKNRPLERAFFTVSSYKDYVKTSEEKIKQGVIARKDLEKASIEELAIGTYMNFNFFHTPISDQVDFIGIERRLQTNLMDFNALPAKQQLDIDVDLQNIEVGHTPASIRESLLEKVLKMGDKFVNAVKREYAPGIIGPFSLQSVITKDLELIVYDVSLRVPGNPIVATTSPYTKYQYGQTFGVGRRIAMEIKRAQEEDRLDEIVT; translated from the coding sequence GTGATTAAGAGTTCTGAGATCAAGAAAATTGTTAACGAGTACTCAGATGTGAGAATAGGCGTTCTTGGGAGCCACTCTGCACTTGAGATTATGGATGGTGCAAAAGATGAGGATTTTCAGACCAGAGTATTTTGTCAAAAAGGTAGAGAAGGACCATACCAGAGATTCAACAGAATTGCTGACGAGATTACAGTATTAAACAAATTCAAGGATATGGCTTCAGCCAAAATTCAAAAAGAATTAAGAGAATCAAATACAATTATTGTTCCACATCGCTCCCTTACAGTCTATCTAGGTTACAAGACAATTGAAAATTCCTTCAAAGTACCAATTTTTGGAAATAGAAAGTTGTTCCAAGCTGAAGAAAGAACTGCAAAGAAAGGACAATACTATCTTTTAGAAAAAGCCAGAATAAAGTATCCAAAATTATTCAAAGACCCTAAAAGAATCAACAAACCATGTATCGTCAAAGTACAAGAAAAAAACAGACCATTAGAAAGAGCATTTTTCACAGTATCATCTTACAAAGATTATGTTAAGACATCTGAAGAGAAAATCAAACAAGGAGTAATTGCAAGAAAAGATCTAGAAAAAGCAAGTATTGAAGAATTGGCAATTGGAACATACATGAATTTTAATTTCTTCCACACTCCAATTTCAGACCAAGTTGACTTTATTGGAATTGAGAGAAGGCTTCAAACAAACCTCATGGACTTTAATGCATTACCTGCAAAACAACAACTTGACATTGATGTAGATTTGCAAAATATTGAGGTAGGCCATACACCTGCAAGTATTAGAGAGTCATTACTAGAAAAAGTACTCAAAATGGGAGACAAGTTTGTCAATGCAGTAAAAAGAGAATACGCTCCAGGAATTATTGGTCCATTCTCACTTCAAAGTGTAATCACAAAAGATTTGGAATTAATCGTATATGATGTATCATTACGTGTTCCAGGAAATCCAATTGTTGCAACAACTAGTCCATATACAAAATACCAATACGGACAAACATTCGGAGTTGGCAGAAGAATTGCCATGGAAATCAAACGAGCTCAAGAAGAAGACAGACTAGATGAGATAGTTACATAG